A genomic segment from Desulfonatronum lacustre DSM 10312 encodes:
- a CDS encoding helix-turn-helix domain-containing protein, which produces MKNLQSKGWVVGDVDEFLDLDQADLAIIDMKLALADTIVQKRKALKMTQAKLAEAIGSSQSRIAKVEHGDPSVSLEMMMRALIGLGSSRQEIGRAIG; this is translated from the coding sequence ATGAAGAATCTGCAATCAAAGGGCTGGGTTGTCGGAGACGTGGATGAGTTTCTTGATCTTGATCAGGCTGACTTGGCTATTATTGATATGAAGCTGGCTTTGGCCGATACCATTGTTCAAAAGCGGAAGGCACTAAAGATGACTCAGGCGAAATTGGCCGAAGCAATCGGTTCAAGCCAGTCTCGGATTGCCAAAGTCGAGCATGGAGATCCTTCCGTTTCACTGGAAATGATGATGAGGGCCCTTATCGGTCTCGGTTCCTCGAGACAAGAAATCGGGAGAGCTATTGGATAG
- a CDS encoding transposase → MLNYTVTSNHTHLLVFSEEGVTALPRSIQLVAGRTAQEYNQRKSRKGAFWEDRYHATAVDTDKHLLKCMPYIDLNMVRAGVVEHLRE, encoded by the coding sequence ATCCTCAACTACACCGTCACCTCGAATCATACTCACCTCTTGGTTTTCAGCGAGGAAGGCGTCACGGCCCTGCCCAGGTCAATCCAGTTGGTTGCCGGCAGAACCGCCCAGGAGTACAACCAGCGCAAAAGTCGCAAAGGTGCGTTTTGGGAAGACCGCTACCATGCCACAGCCGTGGATACGGACAAGCATCTGCTCAAGTGCATGCCGTACATCGATCTGAACATGGTCCGGGCTGGGGTTGTGGAACATCTCCGGGAATAG
- a CDS encoding DMT family transporter, translated as METNNSKEVIIIKQNGGVSTSFVALAALCWGLSGGIAGILTAQGWDPVVVSFYWGAIGFLVVIVWLSIRPRGSGLTSRRLWFWSAIAGVGVAGNLGFYLVSIAQGSVAVAVTLMYCAPVFVYLVSFTLKLERPALFKWAAIALVMFGVVLLTGIYEGEAGEVTPIAAGAGLLSGLFYAVFIFGFKYAAPHGSPQAILVIALAVLTIILMWLSDADQALAVLKAPSWPLFVVLGVLGTGLSFILYIVGLNHTTPTVASIVAMVEPATASLFGVVILNETLASQQIFGMGLILVTVTALSVYSSAQNEPLTTKPLA; from the coding sequence GTGGAAACGAACAACTCCAAAGAGGTTATTATTATCAAACAGAATGGTGGGGTGAGTACGTCTTTCGTGGCACTTGCAGCGTTATGCTGGGGACTATCAGGCGGGATTGCCGGCATTCTCACGGCCCAGGGCTGGGATCCGGTTGTGGTGTCGTTCTACTGGGGCGCCATCGGGTTTTTGGTCGTTATCGTATGGCTATCGATTCGTCCGCGCGGCAGTGGACTAACAAGTCGTCGACTGTGGTTCTGGTCGGCGATTGCCGGTGTGGGCGTAGCTGGCAACCTGGGATTTTATTTAGTGAGCATCGCGCAGGGCAGTGTCGCGGTTGCGGTGACCCTGATGTACTGTGCGCCCGTGTTCGTCTATCTCGTTTCCTTCACACTCAAACTCGAAAGACCGGCTCTGTTCAAGTGGGCTGCTATCGCTCTGGTAATGTTTGGCGTGGTGCTGCTCACTGGCATCTATGAGGGCGAAGCGGGTGAGGTCACACCCATCGCCGCCGGTGCCGGGTTGCTTTCTGGCCTGTTTTATGCGGTATTCATCTTTGGATTTAAGTATGCGGCACCCCACGGCAGCCCACAAGCAATTCTTGTGATAGCCCTAGCTGTTCTTACAATCATACTGATGTGGCTGAGCGATGCCGATCAAGCCCTGGCAGTACTGAAAGCGCCGAGTTGGCCACTGTTCGTGGTCTTAGGGGTACTCGGCACCGGCTTGTCGTTTATTCTCTATATCGTCGGCTTGAACCATACTACACCGACGGTAGCGTCTATTGTGGCAATGGTCGAGCCGGCAACCGCTTCGCTATTCGGCGTGGTGATTTTAAATGAAACCCTGGCCTCACAGCAGATATTCGGCATGGGACTGATTTTGGTCACTGTTACTGCCCTGAGTGTATATTCGAGCGCTCAAAACGAGCCTCTTACGACTAAACCGCTTGCTTAA
- a CDS encoding type II toxin-antitoxin system RelE/ParE family toxin gives MRDGLSRVQKVISRPSVASVSGQRSEDGSARGPATKTTGVSAIASALQSGQSLSLPHSRPMPSIGKRCHELRIVDEDVTWRFFYRIDADCIVLIHWEQKKTRRTLKATIDLCKARLAAYDD, from the coding sequence GTGCGGGATGGGCTGAGTCGGGTGCAAAAAGTTATTTCTCGCCCGTCAGTGGCCAGTGTCAGTGGTCAGAGGTCAGAAGACGGAAGTGCGCGAGGACCGGCTACTAAAACAACGGGTGTATCAGCCATTGCCTCGGCGCTTCAATCCGGACAAAGTTTGTCCCTGCCTCACAGCAGGCCAATGCCTTCAATCGGCAAGCGGTGTCATGAACTACGGATTGTTGATGAAGATGTCACTTGGAGGTTTTTCTATCGGATCGATGCAGACTGCATTGTGCTGATCCACTGGGAACAAAAGAAAACACGAAGAACGCTCAAGGCGACGATTGATCTCTGCAAAGCCAGGCTCGCCGCTTATGACGACTGA
- a CDS encoding phenylacetate--CoA ligase family protein: MKTITLLTQLLKFKNDSKLTAQKVQELSRQRFTSLLETTYHASVFYRDLYSSHGIKPSDLRDITPKDLPIISRTMVLDNFDALITDPSITRKSVEEFLSNDTNPQNRFRGNTVMHTSGTTGVPGIFLYSKKEWSFIAALVVARISQPVFRPFNKLRLAFLGKTGGHYGGVTLTSDAPKLLYNTSFFNPEDIQSLISGLNEFQPDIISGYAGTIYQLALAKADGRLKIKPERLQSSGEVLTDNMRQAIERAFNQDVIDLYACCESIVMGIQKSGSEPFHLFNDWHHFEVIDEKDNLVPEGTQGSLLVTPLYKTLQPLTRYRLSDTMAIKTTEPFITLNRFSGRTGDTLTYIDPQGIKHTIHPYDMLAFYVPGLRQFQFEQTSPNTLLLRISVHDGYSDTKQVAEKKLQDILVKVNIQKFVTAKVELVETIGVNPKTGKFKTVIPYLSS; encoded by the coding sequence ATGAAAACAATTACCTTACTTACTCAGCTTCTTAAATTCAAAAACGATTCAAAACTAACTGCTCAGAAAGTACAGGAATTGTCTCGTCAAAGGTTTACATCTTTACTGGAAACGACCTATCACGCTTCGGTTTTTTACCGGGACCTTTACAGTTCTCACGGAATTAAACCCAGTGACCTGAGAGACATTACCCCTAAAGATCTTCCCATTATTTCCAGAACAATGGTGTTGGATAACTTTGATGCTTTGATTACCGACCCATCCATTACCCGTAAATCGGTCGAGGAATTCCTCAGCAATGACACCAATCCGCAAAACAGATTCAGAGGTAATACGGTGATGCATACATCCGGAACTACCGGTGTTCCAGGAATATTTTTATACTCAAAAAAGGAATGGAGTTTTATAGCGGCCCTTGTAGTTGCCCGGATTTCACAGCCTGTTTTTAGGCCTTTCAATAAACTCCGGCTTGCTTTTCTTGGAAAAACCGGGGGACATTATGGAGGAGTTACACTCACCAGTGATGCACCAAAACTTCTTTACAATACCAGTTTTTTTAACCCGGAGGATATTCAAAGCTTGATTTCCGGTTTAAATGAGTTTCAACCTGATATCATTTCAGGATATGCAGGCACAATATATCAGCTGGCACTGGCAAAAGCAGATGGCCGGTTAAAAATTAAGCCGGAGCGTTTACAATCCTCAGGAGAAGTGCTCACAGATAATATGCGGCAGGCAATTGAAAGAGCGTTCAACCAGGATGTAATTGACTTGTATGCCTGTTGTGAATCCATTGTAATGGGTATTCAAAAAAGTGGCAGTGAGCCTTTTCACCTTTTTAATGACTGGCACCACTTCGAAGTTATTGATGAAAAAGACAACTTAGTTCCGGAAGGTACGCAAGGGTCTTTGTTGGTCACGCCTCTCTACAAAACATTGCAACCACTTACTAGATACCGTTTGTCGGACACCATGGCAATTAAAACAACTGAGCCATTCATTACGTTAAACAGATTTTCAGGAAGAACCGGAGATACGCTCACATATATAGATCCACAAGGCATCAAACATACCATTCATCCTTATGATATGTTAGCGTTTTATGTTCCTGGATTGCGGCAATTTCAGTTTGAGCAAACCTCTCCCAACACCTTACTGCTTCGTATTTCTGTCCATGATGGTTATAGCGATACCAAACAGGTCGCAGAAAAAAAACTACAGGACATTCTTGTGAAGGTAAATATCCAAAAGTTCGTTACGGCAAAAGTAGAGCTTGTCGAAACGATAGGCGTGAATCCCAAAACAGGGAAATTCAAAACCGTAATACCATATCTTAGCAGCTAA
- a CDS encoding pyridoxal phosphate-dependent aminotransferase, whose protein sequence is MSTLPLDRLVPAYIQAFEPYTPSRPDHELRRLFGVDHLHRLNNNENALGPPPSARQAIEDFEAGRTPIYPSGDCYDLRQALAAKFDKSADQFLVGNGSCEVIASVIKAFCERGDNIVTADKTFAVYEWVAEFSGFQARLTPLKDLAFDPQAMLDAADERTKIFFVCNPNNPTGTYWDAATMRGFLEAVGGERIVVLDEAYFEYVDREDYPDGMELMREFPNLVVFRTFSKMYALAGLRVGYLCGSPEVVDIIRRTHVVYSVNSLGQIAATAALEHDGPFIADTRAMVGEAKELLRGVCARLGLEYVCHEGNFMMIRTPVSDTLLYRKLAHKGVMVRTMTGFRFPGWIRVSLVQRPVMEEFCRALEEVVRG, encoded by the coding sequence ATGTCCACACTGCCCCTTGACCGTCTGGTCCCCGCCTATATCCAGGCCTTTGAGCCCTACACCCCCAGTCGGCCGGATCACGAGCTGCGACGACTGTTCGGGGTGGATCATCTCCATCGCCTGAACAACAACGAGAATGCGCTGGGGCCTCCGCCATCGGCCCGCCAGGCCATCGAAGATTTCGAGGCTGGACGCACGCCGATCTATCCCAGCGGGGACTGCTATGATCTGCGCCAGGCTCTGGCCGCGAAATTCGACAAGTCCGCCGATCAGTTCCTGGTGGGCAACGGCTCCTGCGAGGTCATCGCCAGCGTGATCAAGGCCTTTTGCGAGCGCGGGGACAATATCGTCACCGCGGACAAGACCTTTGCCGTGTACGAATGGGTGGCCGAGTTTTCCGGCTTCCAGGCCCGGCTGACGCCGCTAAAGGATTTGGCCTTTGATCCCCAGGCCATGCTGGACGCGGCTGACGAGCGGACCAAAATCTTTTTCGTCTGCAACCCCAACAACCCCACGGGCACGTACTGGGACGCGGCGACCATGCGCGGCTTTCTGGAGGCCGTGGGTGGCGAGCGGATCGTGGTTCTGGACGAGGCCTATTTTGAGTACGTGGACCGGGAGGATTACCCCGACGGGATGGAGTTGATGCGCGAGTTTCCGAATCTCGTGGTCTTCCGGACCTTCTCCAAGATGTACGCCCTGGCCGGGCTGCGCGTGGGCTATTTGTGCGGCTCACCCGAGGTGGTGGACATCATCCGCCGCACCCACGTGGTCTATTCCGTGAACAGCCTGGGCCAGATCGCGGCAACCGCGGCCCTGGAGCACGACGGCCCGTTCATCGCCGACACCAGGGCCATGGTAGGCGAGGCCAAGGAACTGCTGCGCGGCGTATGCGCCAGGCTGGGATTGGAATATGTCTGCCACGAGGGAAATTTCATGATGATCCGCACTCCGGTCTCCGACACCCTGCTCTATCGCAAGCTGGCCCACAAAGGCGTCATGGTCCGGACCATGACCGGGTTTCGCTTTCCCGGCTGGATCCGGGTCAGCCTGGTGCAACGGCCGGTGATGGAGGAGTTTTGTCGGGCGCTGGAAGAGGTTGTGCGCGGGTGA